Below is a window of Mycobacterium dioxanotrophicus DNA.
GCGTCCACATCCCTTCGAGCCCGCTGGTGATGGTGTCCGGGCCGTTACCGGTGCCGTACGTGTTCGCCCAGCCCAAGCCCTGAGCAGTGAGCGGCGCGGCCTCGGGTTCCGGGCCGAGGGCGGTGTCCGGCGCCGGCCCGTGCGTCTTTCCGAACGTATGACCTCCGGCGATCAGCGCCACCGTCTCCTCGTCGTTGAATCCCATCCGCTTGAAGGTCTGACGGATGTCCCGGGCGGCGAGCCGCGGATCGGGATTGGTGGCGGGGCCCTGGGGGTCGACGTAGATCAGTCCCATCTCGGTGGCCGCCAACGGTTCGTCGAGATGCCGGACACCGCTGTGCCGTTCGTCGGCCAGCCACTTGAATTCCGGTCCCCAGTACAAATCGTCGGGCTCCCAGGCGTCCTCCCGGCCGCCTGCGAACCCGAATGTCTTGAAACCCATCGACTCCAGCGCGCAGGTGCCCGCGAAGATCATCAGGTCCGACCAGGAGATCTTGCGTCCGTACTTCTTCTTCACCGGCCACAGGAGACGGCGCGCCTTGTCCAGGTTGCGGTTGTCGGGCCAACTGTCCAACGGCGCAAAGCGCTGCATCCCCCCGCTCGGGCCGCCGCGGCCGTCACCGACGCGGTAGGTGCCGGCGCAGTGCCACGCCATCCGCAGCACGAGCGGTCCGTAGTGACCGAAATCGGCCGGCCACCAATCCTGCGAGGTCGTCAATACGTCGTCTACATCGCGGGCCAGCTCGTCGAGATCCAACGACAGGAACTCTTTGGCGTAGTCGAAGTCCTTGCCCCTCGGGCTGTCCGCGGTCTTCTGCCGCAACACCCCCAAATCGAGCCGCTGCGGCCACAAGTCGTTCGAACTGCCGCCCGCGGCAGGATTGCTCCGTTGCCGAGCCGCTGTCGCTTCGCTCAGGACCTTGTCATAGGTGCGATAGGCGTGAGTGTCGGGATTCTCTGGCATGGATTTCCTCCCGGGTGCCGCCGAGCTTCAGATCCCCAGCGCACGGCGTACCGCGCGCACGTTGCGCCTGGACACCGGCAACATCGTCTTCTGCCGGTCGTCCATGACCAGGACCAGCTCACCCTTGTCCCGGCGTTCGACCTCGCGAATGCGGTTCAGGTTCACGACATACTGGCGGTGCACGCGCAGGAATCCCGCTTTGGCCAGCTCATTTTCGAGCTTGTCCAGCCCGGACGAGGCGGCCCGCAGCCTGCCCTCGTCCGTGGACAGCCATACGTCGTTGCCGGCCGACTCGGCGAACACGACTTCCGGCAGCCGCAAGAGCATCATCCGGTTCTCGTGGACACCGACCACTCGACCGGATTGTGCCTGAACGTGTGCGTCCGCTTCGGTCTGCGGCAACTGCGCGCCGTCGGTGCAGGTACCGAAGTGCTCACCGTCGGTGCAGCTACCGAAGGAGATGAGGTGTCCGACCAGATTGCTGTACAGGAATACCGGGCGAATCCGGATGGCCGAAGGTTCCGCGGAGAGGTGGGTGAAGATCCGGGTGGAACCCGTCCAGTCCGGATTGTGGCTCGCCTCCTTGCTGGCGAACTGAGCGGCGCCGATGAACGCCGGCAACCGCGGAGTCCAGCGGACCGCAGGATCGATTGCCGGGCTGTTGCCCGGCACGCCGAGGAGCACGCTGGCGGTGTCGTCGGCGATCACCACCTTGCCCGCAGTGTCGACGGCGGCGAGCGGCTCACTCGACTTGGCCCGCGCAAGCTGATACGCGGCCAGCAGCTCGGCA
It encodes the following:
- a CDS encoding DNA-binding protein; translation: MEGQDDIHGVRPEVAISWHRCRDQYRVDPFLSEAPVAAAEVDHPLEHDVVFAELGFRAAAIVHEVANCGGVVIVADATGRVLAEWGDKATLSVAAGIRLAPSFSWSESAVGTNGMGTALGAPSPMLIRREEHWCQAFHDWSCAGVAVRDVVTKEPVAILTVSCWRSDVPAGARGWLARAATQTQTTLRVHARDGGAELLAAYQLARAKSSEPLAAVDTAGKVVIADDTASVLLGVPGNSPAIDPAVRWTPRLPAFIGAAQFASKEASHNPDWTGSTRIFTHLSAEPSAIRIRPVFLYSNLVGHLISFGSCTDGEHFGTCTDGAQLPQTEADAHVQAQSGRVVGVHENRMMLLRLPEVVFAESAGNDVWLSTDEGRLRAASSGLDKLENELAKAGFLRVHRQYVVNLNRIREVERRDKGELVLVMDDRQKTMLPVSRRNVRAVRRALGI